A single genomic interval of Rhododendron vialii isolate Sample 1 chromosome 3a, ASM3025357v1 harbors:
- the LOC131318847 gene encoding putative E3 ubiquitin-protein ligase SINAT1, which yields MAPGGGVCKEVFESHPTFANYDIIKPKVEKNSTPVNSVTGVGGKHGMPLSNSVHELLVCPICSSLMYRPIHQCPNGHTLCSNCKIRVHNCCPTCRLDLGNIRCLALERVAALLELPCRYQNLGCQDVFPYYSKLKHEQNCRLRPYNCPYAGSECSVTGDIQILVGHLKDDHKVDMHDGCTFNHRYVKSDPHEVENATWMLTIFNCFGRQFCLHFEAFKLGTTPVYIAFLRFMGEDFEAKKFSYALEVGAYGRKLIWQGVPRSIRDCHRKVRDSQDGLMIPRNLALFFSGGDSQELKLRIAGRIWKEK from the exons ATGGCTCCTGGAGGCGGTGTGTGCAAGGAGGTGTTTGAATCTCACCCAACATTTGCAAACTATGACATAATAAAGCCCAAAGTGGAGAAGAACAGTACTCCAGTGAACAGTGTCACTGGAGTGGGTGGAAAGCATGGAATGCCTTTGTCGAATAGTGTGCACGAGTTACTTGTGTGCCCCATCTGCTCAAGTTTAATGTATCGTCCTATTCACCAG TGTCCGAACGGCCACACCCTTTGCTCGAACTGCAAAATTAGAGTGCACAACTGTTGCCCAACTTGCCGCCTTGATCTTGGAAACATAAGGTGTTTGGCGTTGGAAAGGGTGGCAGCATTGTTAGAATTACCCTGCAGATACCAGAATCTAGGCTGTCAAGACGTTTTTCCTTACTACAGCAAGCTTAAGCACGAGCAGAATTGTCGATTGCGGCCCTACAACTGTCCTTATGCCGGATCCGAGTGCTCTGTCACTGGTGACATCCAAATCCTTGTTGGGCATCTCAAGGATGATCATAAGGTTGACATGCATGATGGGTGTACATTCAATCACCGATATGTTAAATCTGACCCACATGAGGTGGAGAATGCAACATGGATGCTAACT ATCTTTAATTGTTTCGGAAGACAATTCTGCTTGCACTTTGAGGCATTCAAACTCGGAACGACCCCAGTTTACATTGCTTTCCTCAGATTTATGGGTGAAGATTTTGAGGCCAAAAAGTTCAGCTATGCTTTGGAAGTCGGTGCTTACGGGCGTAAGTTAATCTGGCAAGGAGTTCCAAGGAGCATCCGCGACTGCCACAGAAAAGTTCGTGACAGTCAAGACGGACTCATGATTCCTCGAAACTTGGCTCTGTTCTTCTCCGGTGGAGATAGTCAAGAACTTAAATTGAGGATCGCCGGGCGGATATGGAAAGAAAAGTGA
- the LOC131318848 gene encoding gamma-tubulin complex component 3: MEDDQRVSDLVKELVHRLLSSRSDSQTPTSSHHHQQQALKYAIRILSSRMTPSISSDSAAMAESIKRHLATQGKSSDALTFADLYSKFDSKTGPGSVNNKWSVLYMLKVISEDRSNRKVRSDSRVLTGLFASAVSGGLPALFDADRTDDNSRVFGERETVGKSWRDGVGNDNSRVLRDPEIAGRSWSDGVGNDRVLHGRGALEKVWGDGVGNDNSRVFRGRGTLEKGWNGGVLMVSKDPENIRDRAYREFTSLLKEENEVTEEVLVRDVLYACQGINGKFVKFDEKVDAYALPDGVRVPRATRIMVRKLCELGWLFRKVKGYISESMDRFPAEDVGTVGQAFCAALQDELSEYYKLLAVLEAQSMNPIPLVSETATSGNYLSLRRLSVWFAEPMVKMRLMALLVDTCKVLKGGAMAGAIHMHAQHGDPLVHEFMKRLLHRVTSPLFEMVRSWVLEGELEDIFAEFFVVGQPGKGECLWREGYSLHDGMLPSFISQSLAQRILRTGKSINFLRVCCEDRGWADAATEAAAAAGTTTTRGALGYGETNALESLVTEAAKRIDKHLMDVMYKQYKFKEHCLAIKRYLLLGQGDFVQYLMDIVGPELSEPANTISSFKLAGLLESAIRSSNAQYDDRDILDRLRVKMMAHNTGDRGWDVFSLDYEATVPLNTVFTESVMGRYLRIFNFLWKLRRVEHALIGAWKTMKPNSVTSHFFNKLQNAVRLQLLMTSRKCQVLWDDMNHFVTNLQYYIMFEVLEVSWSKFLNEMEVAKDLDDLLAAHEIYLHSIIEKSLLGERSQTLYKTLFVLFDLILRFRSHADRLYEGIHEFQAKTTESSRDKSKSRLHLNDKTSKPGSWVSEGRKALTQRAIEFLRNIEQDLDAIGKEYSSLLEGFISQLPVQKHIDLKFLLFRLDFTEFYSRMHP; this comes from the exons ATGGAAGACGACCAGAGGGTTTCAGATCTAGTCAAAGAACTAGTCCACCGCTTACTCTCCTCTCGATCCGACTCACAAACCCCAACTTCTtcacaccaccaccaacaacaaGCTCTCAAGTACGCCATTCGCATCCTCTCCAGCCGAATGACGCCGTCGATTTCCTCCGACTCCGCCGCCATGGCCGAGTCCATCAAGCGCCACCTCGCCACCCAAGGTAAATCCTCCGATGCCCTAACTTTCGCCGATCTTTACTCCAAATTCGACTCAAAAACCGGCCCCGGTAGCGTTAATAACAAGTGGTCTGTTCTCTACATGCTCAAAGTCATCTCCGAGGATCGGAGTAACCGTAAGGTCCGGTCTGATTCTAGGGTTTTGACGGGGCTTTTTGCTTCGGCGGTTTCTGGTGGGTTGCCGGCATTGTTTGATGCTGATAGAACTGATGataattctagggtttttggTGAAAGGGAAACGGTAGGAAAGAGTTGGAGAGATGGGGTGGGGAACGataattctagggttttgcgTGACCCGGAAATCGCGGGGAGGAGTTGGAGTGATGGTGTGGGAAATGATAGGGTTTTGCATGGTCGAGGAGCTCTTGAAAAGGTTTGGGGAGATGGGGTTGGAAATGATAATTCTAGGGTTTTTCGTGGTCGCGGAACGTTAGAAAAGGGATGGAATGGTGGGGTTTTGATGGTGTCGAAAGACCCAGAAAATATTCGCGATAGGGCGTATAGGGAATTTACGAGTTTGTTAAAGGAAGAGAATGAGGTGACTGAAGAGGTTTTGGTTAGGGATGTGTTGTATGCTTGTCAGGGGATTAATGGGAAGTTTGtgaaatttgatgaaaaagttGACGCGTATGCATTGCCGGATGGTGTTAGGGTACCAAGAGCTACAAGAATTATGGTGAGGAAGCTTTGTGAACTCGGGTGGTTGTTTAGGAAGGTTAAGGGGTATATTTCAGAGAGTATGGATCGATTTCCAGCTGAAGATGTTGGGACGGTTGGTCAAGCCTTTTGTGCTGCATTGCAAGATGAGCTCTCCGAGTATTATAAGTTGTTGGCTGTGCTTGAAGCGCAGTCCATGAATCCCATCCCTTTGGTGTCAGAGACTGCCACTTCAGGGAACTATCTTTCTCTTAGGAGACTTTCTGTTTGGTTTGCCGAGCCTATGGTGAAAATGAGGCTAATGGCTCTTCTTGTCGATACTTGTAAGGTTTTAAAAGGTGGTGCAATGGCAGGGGCGATTCATATGCACGCTCAACATGGGGACCCGCTTGTGCACGAATTCATGAAGCGATTGCTTCATCGTGTTACTTCTCCTCTTTTTGAAATGGTGAGAAGTTGGGTTTTGGAAGGGGAGCTTGAAGATATTTTTGCTGAGTTTTTTGTTGTGGGTCAACCTGGGAAAGGAGAATGTCTATGGAGGGAAGGTTATAGTCTTCATGATGGAATGCTTCCTTCTTTCATATCACAATCTCTTGCTCAGCGCATTTTGAGAACTGGCAAATCCATAAATTTCCTTAGAGTTTGCTGTGAGGATCGTGGTTGGGCAGATGCTGCAACAGAAGCTGCTGCAGCTGCGGGGACTACAACTACAAGAGGTGCTCTTGGTTATGGTGAGACCAATGCATTGGAATCTCTCGTAACTGAAGCAGCTAAGAGAATAGATAAGCATTTGATGGATGTCATGTATAAGCAGTACAAATTCAAAGAACATTGCCTTGCGATTAAGCGTTATCTTCTGCTTGGACAAGGTGATTTTGTTCAGTACCTAATGGATATTGTTGGGCCAGAGCTATCTGAGCCTGCTAACACTATTAGCTCATTTAAACTTGCTGGGTTGTTGGAAAGTGCAATTCGGTCATCTAATGCACAATATGATGATCGTGATATACTGGATAGGTTGAGGGTCAAGATGATGGCACATAATACTGGAGATAGGGGATGGGATGTTTTTTCTTTGGATTACGAGGCAACTGTTCCACTAAATACTGTATTCACGGAGTCTGTAATGGGAAGGTATTTAAgaatcttcaattttttgtggaaGCTTAGACGGGTGGAGCATGCACTAATTGGGGCATGGAAGACAATGAAACCGAATTCTGTTACTTCTCATTTTTTCAATAAGCTTCAAAATGCGGTTAGGTTGCAGTTACTTATGACATCAAGAAAGTGCCAGGTTCTTTGGGACGACATGAATCATTTTGTTACGAATTTGCAGTACTATATTATGTTTGAAGTCTTGGAGGTGTCGTGGTCTAAGTTTCTCAACGAAATGGAAGTTGCTAAAGATCTTGATGATCTACTTGCGGCACATGAGATCTATCTGCATTCGATTATTGAGAAGTCTCTACTTGGAGAACGGTCTCAAACTCTTTATAAGACTCTGTTTGTTCTGTTTGACCTAATCTTACGATTTCGGAGCCATGCGGATCGGCTATATGAAGGAATTCATGAGTTTCAAGCCAA AACGACCGAGTCCTCTCGAGACAAGAGCAAATCACGATTACACCTGAATGATAAAACTTCAAAGCCTGGGTCATGGGTCAGTGAAGGACGTAAGGCCCTAACACAACGTGCTATTGAATTTCTCCGAAACATAGAGCAAGATCTAGATGCAATTGGCAAGGAGTATTCTTCATTGCTTGAGGGGTTTATTTCTCAGTTGCCAGTGCAGAAGCACATTGACTTGAAGTTTCTCCTTTTCCGGCTTGACTTCACTGAATTTTATAGCCGGATGCACCCTTAG
- the LOC131318846 gene encoding probable protein kinase At2g41970, which yields MFCCGAGEEESAGPPANQYTAPPQGGSQYGGGIGRGEPRSSAVPRSGAPKKVLPIETPALSLAELNRLTGNFGSKALIGEGSYGRVFYAKLSSGQQAAIKKLDTSSSPEPDDDFTAQLSVVSRLKNEHFVELIGYCLEADNWILVYQYATKGSLHDILHGRKGVQGAEPGPVLTWNQRVKIAYGAARGLEFLHEKVQPPIVHRDIRSSNVLVFDDFLSKVADFNLTNQSSDTAARLHSTRVLGTFGYHAPEYAMTGQITQKSDVYSFGVVLLELLTGRKPVDHTMPKGQQSLVTWATPRLSEDKVKQCVDPKLNNDYPPKAIAKMAAVAALCVQYEADFRPNMTIVVKALQPLLNSKPAGPESQA from the exons ATGTTCTGCTGCGGTGCCGGGGAGGAGGAGAGCGCCGGACCGCCTGCAAACCAATACACTGCACCACCGCAAGGGGGAAGTCAGTATGGTGGTG GAATTGGAAGAGGAGAGCCAAGGAGTTCTGCAGTTCCAAGAAGTGGGGCTCCTAAGAAGGTTTTACCCATAGAGACACCGGCTTTGTCTCTGGCTGAGTTAAATCGGCTCACTGGAAACTTCGGATCGAAAGCTTTGATCGGAGAAGGCTCGTATGGAAGGGTCTTCTATGCAAAACTAAGCAGTGGTCAGCAGGCAGCAATAAAGAAGTTGGACACCAGTTCTTCACCAGAGCCAGACGATGATTTCACAGCCCAG TTATCAGTAGTGTCAAGGCTGAAGAATGAGCATTTTGTGGAGTTGATTGGGTATTGCTTGGAGGCAGATAACTGGATCTTGGTGTATCAATATGCCACCAAGGGTTCTTTGCATGACATATTACACG GGAGGAAAGGTGTACAAGGGGCTGAACCAGGACCAGTACTTACTTGGAACCAGAGAGTTAAAATTGCTTACGGGGCAGCAAGAGGCCTTGAGTTTCTGCACGAGAAGGTTCAGCCTCCAATCGTTCATAGGGACATCAGATCCAGCAACGTCCTTGTGTTCGACGATTTCTTGTCCAAAGTAGCAGATTTCAACTTGACAAACCAGTCTTCCGATACTGCGGCTCGGCTGCATTCCACCAGAGTGTTGGGCACTTTTGGTTATCATGCTCCGGA GTATGCCATGACAGGGCAGATAACTCAGAAAAGCGATGTTTATAGTTTTGGAGTTGTTCTTTTAGAGCTTTTAACAGGGAGGAAGCCAGTGGACCATACAATGCCTAAAGGACAGCAGAGTCTTGTTACTTGG GCGACTCCTAGATTGAGTGAGGATAAAGTGAAGCAATGTGTGGATCCCAAGCTAAATAATGATTACCCACCAAAAGCCATTGCTAAG atGGCAGCTGTTGCAGCGCTATGTGTTCAATATGAAGCAGACTTCCGGCCAAACATGACCATTGTTGTCAAGGCTCTCCAGCCACTACTTAACTCGAAACCAGCAGGCCCTGAATCTCAGGCATAG